A window from Culex pipiens pallens isolate TS chromosome 3, TS_CPP_V2, whole genome shotgun sequence encodes these proteins:
- the LOC120415192 gene encoding uncharacterized protein LOC120415192, with amino-acid sequence MSLPAKMALARTLANPKAPCLLAIQRRSFFAKKCPQKVDPCQGGGGGVEGGAAAGSANEIPVGYKLLKETQAKFQLKDGLPIWLKGGPNDRMMYLSTVGLALVGLGGSVLFIANMILTT; translated from the coding sequence ATGTCACTTCCGGCAAAGATGGCTCTGGCCCGCACCCTCGCCAACCCAAAGGCTCCCTGTCTGCTGGCCATTCAGCGTAGAAGCTTTTTCGCCAAAAAGTGCCCCCAAAAGGTGGACCCCTGCCAAGGAGGGGGAGGAGGAGTGGAAGGTGGAGCAGCGGCGGGCTCGGCAAACGAAATTCCCGTCGGATACAAGCTGCTGAAGGAAACGCAGGCCAAGTTCCAGCTTAAGGACGGGCTTCCGATTTGGCTCAAGGGTGGCCCGAACGATCGGATGATGTACCTGTCGACGGTGGGCTTGGCGCTGGTGGGACTCGGCGGATCGGTGCTGTTCATCGCAAACATGATTCTCACGACttga
- the LOC120415182 gene encoding uncharacterized protein LOC120415182 — protein MSSGSGGVVRKMGLNGRLVVVVVFAVLQLLTVDGIYVVEKGGRKSFVKMSPAQWTEPEEDGLWSSLLEEYTLGLNSSSRQSRVMQAAAAVAVGQTHQYIPTSSFYINKRIGEAVEIGTPTGKVIGPSGYGENQLNSPTGQGTFTPMRQTFGGASPTELLASPREVSETDLYLLGAIEKLVYRVDYMENRLRRAEQIIYYLMAGNNQKIDTCPDNFTRVHDICYHFGVDRGLNWKSASTLCKSYGGHLAEFESSTEFQDVVAYILNNQLNRGKEFWLGGLNPGLLWIWTQSAKPVNPNTNLTSITKTGSNSSSTTTTTSKPDATKIVNKPQSGKPQKQTEPTLEITGTGRCLKLSYNGALYTYGYSGQDCSARFNYICELKNKGLDNEISRIAKQLELD, from the exons ATGAGTAGTGGAAGTGGCGGAGTGGTGCGAAAAATGGGGTTAAACGGAcggctggtggtggtggtggtgttcgCCGTGCTGCAGCTGTTGACCGTCGACGGGATCTACGTGGTTGAGAAGGGCGGTCGAAAGTCCTTTGTCAAGATGAGTCCCGCCCAGTGGACCGAACCGGAAGAGGACGGACTGTGGTCGTCGCTGCTTGAGGAGTATACATTGGG CCTCAACTCCTCCTCGCGCCAATCGCGCGTCATGCAGGCGGCCGCCGCCGTTGCCGTTGGCCAAACGCACCAGTACATCCCGACGTCCAGCTTCTACATCAACAAACGCATCGGCGAAGCCGTCGAGATAGGCACTCCCACCGGGAAGGTCATCGGCCCGTCCGGGTACGGCGAAAACCAGCTGAACAGCCCCACCGGCCAGGGCACCTTCACGCCGATGCGGCAAACCTTTGGCGGGGCCAGTCCGACCGAGTTGCTGGCATCTCCGCGGGAAGTTTCCGAGACGGATTTGTATCTGCTGGGGGCGATTGAAAAGCTGGTGTATCGAGTGGACTACATGGAGAACCGGCTGCGGAGGGCTGAACAGATAATTTACTATTTGATGGCGGGGAATAACCAGAAGATTG ACACGTGTCCCGATAACTTCACCCGCGTTCACGACATTTGTTACCACTTTGGGGTGGACCGAGGCTTGAATTGGAAGTCCGCAAGCACGCTGTGCAAATCCTACGGAGGTCATCTGGCAGAGTTCGAGAGCAGCACCGAGTTTCAGGACGTGGTGGCGTACATTTTGAACAATCAACTCAATCGAGGAAAGGAGTTCTGGCTGGGAGGACTCAACCCGGGTCTCCTTTGGATCTGGACTCAGTCGGCCAAACCAGTCAATCCGAATACGAACCTAACTTCGATCACAAAGACGGGAAGCAACTCTTCCTCAACGACTACGACCACGTCCAAACCGGATGCGACCAAGATTGTGAACAAACCGCAAAGCGGCAAGCCCCAAAAGCAAACGGAACCTACCCTGGAGATAACGGGAACGGGTCGATGCTTGAAATTGTCCTACAACGGAGCTCTGTACACGTACGGATACTCCGGACAGGACTGCTCCGCGCGTTTCAACTACATCTGCGAGCTGAAGAACAAAGGCCTGGACAACGAAATATCTCGCATCGCGAAACAACTCGAACTAGATTAG
- the LOC120414733 gene encoding zinc transporter ZIP3, which translates to MDLTDQQHGPLANVTSILLEPDTSMSKNEAKLLAILALGLGSFFAGILPLFCAQRNRERFPSLISFLLCFGAGVLLATALVHMLPEVRDALKQYAEIVFCVGFFLIYTVDELSHLCGVGHSHGGGGHGHGSDRIYVVGRRTSRDSTGGDADSRSYGTSEETKLLTKSESGIQIHRRASECEIGAGSSQTLGMGSSESIPRVMVARGGAESPEQVTGVFSLLLALVVHSLLEGLAIGVQSTAPAVLLLLGAVSAHKYVVGFCLGVEICSHGSRHKCSHVLQILTFAIGSVAGIGVGMALDDLGETFNQLVIPILQGVAGGTLLYVTVSEVLPRERGKRATMRFKQIGLLQLFAVILGFTVMSILSLIISEN; encoded by the exons ATGGATCTGACCGACCAGCAGCATGGCCCCTTGGCCAACGTTACGAGCATTCTGCTCGAACCCGACACCAGCATGAGCAAGAACGAAGCCAAACTGTTGGCCATTCTGGCGCTCGGGTTGGGAAGCTTTTTCGCCGGTATCCTGCCACTGTTTTGTGCCCAGCGCAATCGGGAGCGCTTCCCGTCGCTGATCTCGTTCCTGCTGTGCTTCGGAGCCGGAGTGCTGCTGGCCACGGCGCTGGTTCACATGCTTCCGGAGGTTCGCGATGCTCTGAAGCAGTACGCGGAGATTGTGTTTTGCGTTGGGTTCTTCCTGATCTACACCGTGGACGAGCTGAGCCACCTTTGCGGCGTAGGACACAGCCACGGTGGCGGCGGCCACGGGCATGGTTCCGATCGGATCTATGTGGTTGGTAGGAGGACCAGCCGGGATTCCACCGGTGGAGACGCCGACAGTCGTAGCTATGGAACGAGCGAGGAAACCAAGCTGCTCACCAAGAG CGAAAGTGGCATCCAGATCCACCGACGGGCGTCAGAGTGCGAGATCGGAGCCGGAAGCAGCCAAACCCTGGGCATGGGATCAAGCGAGAGCATCCCACGAGTGATGGTGGCCCGTGGCGGCGCAGAATCCCCGGAGCAGGTCACCGGAGTGTTCAGCTTGCTGCTCGCCCTCGTTGTCCACTCTCTGCTCGAAGGTCTTGCCATCGGCGTCCAAAGCACCGCTCCAGCCGTCCTGCTCCTCCTGGGAGCGGTCAGTGCCCACAAGTACGTGGTCGGATTCTGTCTGGGCGTCGAGATCTGCAGCCACGGCAGTCGTCACAAGTGCTCGCACGTCCTGCAGATTCTCACGTTTGCGATCGGCTCGGTGGCCGGCATCGGCGTCGGTATGGCGCTGGATGATTTGGGTGAAACCTTCAACCAGCTCGTGATACCGATCCTTCAGGGTGTCGCCGGGGGCACACTGCTGTACGTGACCGTCAGCGAAGTTTTGCCCCGAGAGCGCGGAAAACGCGCCACGATGCGATTCAAACAAATTGGCCTTCTGCAGTTGTTTGCGGTGATATTAGGTTTTACGGTGATGTCTATTTTAAGTCTTATTATTAGTGAGAACTAA